The segment ATAAACCAGCCAAAGACTTGAATACcactgaatataatattttggacAGTGTATCCACggtaattgaaaataataatgacgaTTATAATACTAATCTAGAATCTAGACATCAATCGAAATCTATGAAAAATCAATACAATGTTAACTACCCATCCATAAATTCTCCAGGCTCATTTCCAAAGGTAATTGATTTCACCGATGCTAAGAAATATTATCCAAGTAGCGTCGAAAGTAAATATACAAACCTTAAACCTATTTATGTAAACGCCTTCCAAACAgacgaatttaataataaagatgagGTTCATAATGATCAGGGAAGCACCAATCAAGTgtcttcatataatattaacggaAAAGACAGCGATGACTTTACAGACAAAGAGACGTCCCCAGTGAGCTTTTCGAATCAAGACCATTTACCTTCTTATTCTAacgttaaaaacaatttgaagaacaacaaatataaactagattacaaacagaaattaaaaacaaagtacTCCAACAATAACAACGACGAATTTAACAAATTGCGAGACCTAAAAAAAGGTTATGAGTATTCAACTAACTACAGCACCGCCAGTTTTCATTACGACTATGACAAACCTAAGAGACAGTTTAATAGCAGTATAGATGAAGTTTCACCTGAGAGcagcaatataaatattgtgggTCACCGATATccaaataaagaattttccaGTTTAAGAACTTTGCCATTCTCGTTACCAGATCCTGATATTTACAAACCATCAgaggaatatttaaatgcgtttaaaaattattactccGATGTACCTTCTACTGCTTCTCAATGGAGTAGCTTTTATAAGCCAATTGAATTGTCATCTCATAAAAAACAAccgaaaaaaacatatttattcgaTGATGACAATGAAGAAATCGTTCACATACCGAAAAGGCCACACAGTAGTAAATATGGAATGTATTCTGACAGTGCAATAAACGAATGGCCGTATGCAAACGAGTACACATCCCATAGTCCTAGCGTAACAAAACAACCAGAATGGGCTAAagattatattagaaataaattcaaaacagaAGAAGATCTGTTAGGATTACGAAACCACGATGACTTTTCTCCGTCTCATCCGAGTTCATTCAAGTATAACGACCTGACGAAAGAATTTGATTTCGAAAATTTATCAGAGAGGTGgagacaaaattttttaaaatcaaaggcTAAAGAACCTAACCGTGACTACGAAAGTTACGCATCAGATACTAAACCGATTCACATATCTCGTCCTAAACCCTACGCCGTAAGTAAAACATTCTTATATTAGCATGTATGATCTATTGTGTGCACTGGGCTGGAATCCAGGAAATATTGTcggtgtttttttatgtaattaatcaaaaGAATATGGAATGCGGATCTTGTGAGTGGTCTGCACGTCGCGCACTATTTTCTTCATAGCTCGTAAGACGATGCGCCCTGTATAAGTTTAGCCGGTGAAACCACGTAATGAAACACTTCGTAGTGGTAAAATAACTCGTAATACTAAACtgtctatttatttacttattattatttttttattaaaaatgattaaaagtGTAATGTGCTTTTTAAATTAGCAGTCAGCTAACGATAACTTAGTTTTAGTTACGGTACATTTGCTTTAGTAtctaataaaatgtgaaagctaaatttaattgtatcaacattacttaaatgtctatagaaaatattattttattctatttaattaaatcgagagttattttttcaaataacgcATGAGGAATTCAAGCTGCGTTAATATGAAGAAACGAAAAGCCAATACACCATTGGTTCAGACGATTGTTCAGTATGTTTTGCATGACACAAACGTGtagtgtacatatttttttacacgttTACATGTACACGTCTGGTTATGGTTTGCACTTAGTTGTACAAATGGATTTACAGATTGAGATACCTCACCCGGT is part of the Danaus plexippus chromosome 11, MEX_DaPlex, whole genome shotgun sequence genome and harbors:
- the LOC116766075 gene encoding putative uncharacterized protein DDB_G0282133; the protein is MYNKLIWLAIIALMPADGKKSRSNDSDSVESTPQPNILLYSTFGFNDVGPHDGFVQSSPDYATYPNRQQDSRVRLYAPAFPSAIEATGSDGYYDPDQTPLGADNEDQTNVNIFQPVPINFFTPNHESFNEKKNTETENTFDTRDDSSNHPIYGTKINSKSRNKPAKDLNTTEYNILDSVSTVIENNNDDYNTNLESRHQSKSMKNQYNVNYPSINSPGSFPKVIDFTDAKKYYPSSVESKYTNLKPIYVNAFQTDEFNNKDEVHNDQGSTNQVSSYNINGKDSDDFTDKETSPVSFSNQDHLPSYSNVKNNLKNNKYKLDYKQKLKTKYSNNNNDEFNKLRDLKKGYEYSTNYSTASFHYDYDKPKRQFNSSIDEVSPESSNINIVGHRYPNKEFSSLRTLPFSLPDPDIYKPSEEYLNAFKNYYSDVPSTASQWSSFYKPIELSSHKKQPKKTYLFDDDNEEIVHIPKRPHSSKYGMYSDSAINEWPYANEYTSHSPSVTKQPEWAKDYIRNKFKTEEDLLGLRNHDDFSPSHPSSFKYNDLTKEFDFENLSERWRQNFLKSKAKEPNRDYESYASDTKPIHISRPKPYAIEIPHPVIVPVPQPYPVRVPIPKPVAVPVIQELTVPVEKPMPYPVIKKVPYIVERPVPVPVEKQVRVPVVKPYPVHVPQVRPVFHHSQYEDDDEYEARPDTRRPVYKRHKNTHGRARPTTRRPTRTAYRDNQRRRPVRKPGIQGGRKHLRRPTNYQTEHSRYEDFEHSDSEFERYCQRTGKC